The nucleotide sequence CTCTGAGCAGTGACGTGACGCCCTTGAACAGCAGATACAGCCCGAACACCAGGCCCAGCAGACTGAACAGGGAGGTGCTCATGCCCAGCTCACCGGCCAGACCACTGAAGAAGCCCTTGAGGGCGTCGTCGAAATTGGCGAAGAAGCCGCTCAGGCCCTCCACGATGAAGCGGATGGCGGCGCCAAGCTGAGTGCCGATCCAGTTGAAGAAGTCTTCCATTGCGCACGGTATCCGGACAGAAAAGAGGCCACAGTGTGCCATGAATGCGGCGTGGACGCTGTCGTGCTGTTGCACTGCGGCATGTGGGCCCGAGCGTCACTCCTCACTCACCTGCTCACTTTTACTCTCACTCTCACTCGCACTCGCACTCTCACTCCAAGTCCCACTCCCACTCCCACTCCCACTCTTGCACCATCAGGTGTCCAGGTACCTGGCGGTGAAATCGTCGATCCCCATGGGCTTGTCCATCAGGTAGCCCTGCAGGGCGTCGCAGCCCATCTCCAGCAGCAGCTCTCGCTGTCTGGAGGTCTCAACGCCTTCCGCCACCACGCACATGCCCAGTTCATGCCCCAGCTGCACCATGAAGTTCACCATCCGGCGGTTCATCTCGTCGTTCTCGAGATCATTGACGAAGCTGCGATCCACCTTGAGCTCATCGAAGGGCAGGTGCTTGATGTAGGTCAGCGAGGAGAAGCCGGTGCCGAAATCATCCAGTGACAGCCGCAGCCCCAGCGAGCGCAATTCATGCATGCGTGCCACCGTGGCTGGCATGTCGGTCGCGAAGACATTCTCGGTCAGTTCCAGTTGCAGGTATTCAGGGGAGAGGGTGTGCTGGCCGAGCGTTCTGGCGACATTGCTGACGTAGTGCGGTGATTCCAGCTGTTTGACGCTGACATTGACAGATAGATAGAGCTCGGCGAAACCGGTGCCGTTCTGCCAGCCCGCCAGCAGCCTGCAGGCCTGTTCCAGTACCCAGTCGCCGAGGCTGTCGATCAGCTGGCTCTTCTCGGCCAGCGGGATGAATTCATAGGGGGAGATGTTGCCGAACCGAGGATGTCGCCAGCGCAACAGGCATTCAGCGCCGACCAGCTTGAGCCCTCTGTCGAATTGCGGCTGAAGCTCCATGTAAAGCTCTTCGTGCTCGATGGCGCGACGCAGGTCATTTTCCAGCTGCACGGCCCGCTCAAGCTCCACGCGCATGCTGGGGTCAAAGCGAACGGTCTGGTTGCGTCCGGCTTCCTTGGCGCGATACATCGCGATATCGGCGCGGCGGATGAGCTCCTCCGCACTCAGGGCGCGATCATGGAACATGATGCTGCCCAGACTGGCCGAGCTGTGATGATCCAGTGGCTGCGACTGCGGGTCGGAGAGCGTATAGGGCTGGTTGAGCGCCTGCTGCAGACGCTCCATCAGCTCATCCAGTTCACGACAGGCTGCCTGCGGGTCATGGCTCAAGGGCTGTACCAGGATGACGAACTCGTCCCCGCCAAAGCGCGCGACAAGATCCGTCTCCCGCACCTGGCCGGTCAGGCGGTGGGCCACTTCGATCAACAGATGGTCGCCGGTGGTATGCCCCAGCAGGTCATTGATCTTCTTGAAGTGATCCAGGTCGATGAAGATGAGCGCCCCGTGAGTGTCTCTG is from Cobetia marina and encodes:
- a CDS encoding EAL domain-containing protein, whose translation is MAAPSDAEGRHPSHSEVSTETLASDDDSLHARLQAMSSRLEALQAENHLLRTLVDTHPDILFIKDAKGLFRFANRTLTDFYGTTLEDIIGRDDSHYTGNTEQSRFFRRSVEQVLSKFEREQVFEDATDGTTGEINHFRSIKQPFHDIHGKPLVAVLAHNITAEVREHERKSRHIDHIYDTSLEGFWDWNITNSSVTHNRRWSEILNVPHDELHNSLEEFASLLHPEDTPEVMVAIQDCLEGGTPYYHRHRMLTRDGNVVWVIDKGDVIERDHDGTPLRMIGSITDITRIVESEALLHQHSRFDPLTKLANRATLIDALQQAIIIMDARDTHGALIFIDLDHFKKINDLLGHTTGDHLLIEVAHRLTGQVRETDLVARFGGDEFVILVQPLSHDPQAACRELDELMERLQQALNQPYTLSDPQSQPLDHHSSASLGSIMFHDRALSAEELIRRADIAMYRAKEAGRNQTVRFDPSMRVELERAVQLENDLRRAIEHEELYMELQPQFDRGLKLVGAECLLRWRHPRFGNISPYEFIPLAEKSQLIDSLGDWVLEQACRLLAGWQNGTGFAELYLSVNVSVKQLESPHYVSNVARTLGQHTLSPEYLQLELTENVFATDMPATVARMHELRSLGLRLSLDDFGTGFSSLTYIKHLPFDELKVDRSFVNDLENDEMNRRMVNFMVQLGHELGMCVVAEGVETSRQRELLLEMGCDALQGYLMDKPMGIDDFTARYLDT